From the genome of Verrucomicrobiaceae bacterium, one region includes:
- a CDS encoding FkbM family methyltransferase, with amino-acid sequence MNQQTRNNDWQTSPFTFRLLHAVAKRWPFLRGRDWLMRKTFGRAFGDYLAKSCSWVDTRGGWTMRANNGIDYTSRSLKLFGEMEKTTSQFLLKHMPEHGCFLDVGANVGYFSLEIAHRRPHAQVIAIEPNPQIAALLSESIAHNQLTERIHLHSVAASDITGELKFRLDQENTGHSRLAMETIQDAIIVSSVILDDWLPSHLGELPLSVVKIDVEGAELRVLRGMARLIKQFHPTLVIEGYDDHLREFGDSLSALVKWLDDAGYKEVEPRDGNLYLIHREAN; translated from the coding sequence ATGAATCAGCAAACTAGAAATAACGACTGGCAAACCTCGCCTTTCACTTTTCGCCTTCTTCATGCCGTGGCGAAACGGTGGCCATTCCTGCGGGGCAGGGATTGGCTTATGCGTAAAACCTTCGGACGCGCATTTGGCGACTATTTAGCCAAATCATGTTCTTGGGTGGATACGCGTGGTGGTTGGACTATGAGAGCGAATAATGGTATCGATTACACCTCTCGTTCTCTGAAACTTTTTGGTGAAATGGAGAAAACCACTTCACAGTTTCTTTTGAAGCATATGCCTGAACATGGCTGCTTCCTCGATGTTGGTGCCAATGTGGGATACTTTTCACTCGAGATTGCTCATAGGCGACCTCATGCACAGGTCATAGCCATCGAACCGAATCCTCAAATTGCAGCTCTTTTATCCGAGTCTATTGCACACAACCAACTCACCGAAAGAATCCATCTACATAGCGTCGCGGCTTCTGATATCACAGGGGAATTGAAATTTCGCTTGGATCAGGAAAACACGGGGCACTCACGCCTTGCAATGGAAACGATTCAGGATGCGATCATCGTTTCATCAGTCATTCTTGACGATTGGCTTCCCTCTCATCTTGGAGAACTGCCCTTATCTGTTGTGAAAATCGATGTCGAAGGAGCTGAGCTTCGTGTTCTTCGGGGAATGGCGAGGCTTATAAAGCAATTTCACCCCACTCTTGTCATCGAAGGCTATGATGACCATCTTAGGGAGTTCGGTGACAGCCTCTCCGCTTTGGTGAAATGGCTGGATGACGCGGGATATAAAGAAGTTGAGCCTCGGGATGGAAATCTTTACCTAATTCACCGCGAAGCAAACTAA